A stretch of Shinella zoogloeoides DNA encodes these proteins:
- a CDS encoding DUF2125 domain-containing protein codes for MASSSRADASGVTRKLILLAIAIVVAGVLYTGGWFYAASWLRERVTQELAASEQGMHSASCSNLSVRGFPFRIGVFCDALGVDDHESGLSASFGALRSAAQVYRPGHAVMELDGPAQVRVTPDRVLDVDWDLLHASVVAWTDGLDRASVAYDGLKGRFNAPSEGISVGFSAAHGEKHVRRSGEALDVAASLDALALDLGGKALPALNVAADVTIADAAGWISTEGPPPGLPRGTSAELRSLSLDLGGGNRMKLSGPVSVDEEGLVSGSLTLAVEGVTVWRDRISEQFPEAAVTVRRVAGIVRGLSGGQDRATVQVNIRRGTVILGLFPVGRIPPL; via the coding sequence ATGGCATCGTCAAGCCGCGCCGACGCATCCGGGGTTACGCGCAAGCTGATCCTGCTTGCCATTGCCATCGTTGTCGCCGGTGTGCTCTATACGGGTGGATGGTTCTATGCCGCAAGCTGGCTGAGGGAGCGGGTGACGCAGGAGCTTGCCGCTTCCGAACAGGGCATGCATTCGGCCTCGTGCAGCAATCTTTCTGTTCGCGGTTTTCCGTTCCGCATCGGTGTCTTCTGCGATGCGCTCGGCGTCGATGACCACGAGTCCGGCTTGTCGGCCAGCTTCGGTGCGCTGCGTTCGGCCGCGCAGGTCTATCGCCCCGGCCATGCCGTCATGGAACTGGACGGACCGGCGCAGGTGCGCGTGACGCCGGATCGCGTGCTCGATGTGGATTGGGACCTTCTGCATGCCAGCGTCGTCGCCTGGACGGACGGGCTGGACCGCGCCTCCGTCGCCTATGACGGGCTGAAAGGCAGGTTCAACGCGCCGTCCGAGGGTATCTCCGTCGGCTTTTCCGCCGCGCATGGTGAAAAGCATGTCCGCCGGTCCGGCGAGGCGCTGGACGTTGCGGCCTCGCTCGATGCGCTTGCGCTCGATCTTGGCGGCAAGGCGCTGCCGGCGCTGAATGTCGCGGCCGACGTGACGATTGCGGATGCGGCAGGGTGGATTTCCACCGAAGGGCCGCCGCCCGGCCTGCCGCGTGGAACCAGCGCGGAGCTGCGCAGCCTCTCGCTCGATCTTGGCGGCGGAAACCGGATGAAGCTGTCCGGCCCCGTCAGCGTCGATGAGGAAGGTCTCGTGTCCGGCTCGCTTACGCTTGCCGTCGAGGGCGTGACGGTCTGGCGCGACCGCATTTCCGAGCAGTTTCCGGAGGCTGCCGTGACCGTGCGCCGCGTGGCCGGCATCGTCAGGGGACTTTCGGGCGGGCAGGACCGCGCAACCGTGCAGGTGAACATCCGGCGCGGCACCGTCATCCTGGGGCTGTTCCCGGTGGGCCGAATTCCGCCCCTGTGA
- a CDS encoding gamma-glutamylcyclotransferase — MTVDMNEFWVFGYGSLMWNPGFEFEERQAAHLFGFRRSLCVRSWVHRGTEERPGLVLGLDRGGSCRGVAFRVALEKQEAVVDYLRERELVTHVYKERTLPATLGDGRRVTTLAYICDRAHHQFAGALSIEEAAGTISTAIGKSGHNMDYVRNTLAHLREMGIRDHWLEDVGRTAESLHARAST; from the coding sequence GTGACGGTGGATATGAACGAATTCTGGGTCTTTGGCTACGGATCGCTGATGTGGAATCCGGGCTTCGAATTCGAGGAGCGGCAGGCGGCCCACCTCTTCGGCTTCCGCCGGTCGCTCTGCGTGCGCTCCTGGGTGCACCGGGGCACGGAGGAAAGGCCCGGCCTTGTGCTCGGCCTCGACCGCGGCGGCTCCTGCCGCGGCGTCGCGTTCCGTGTCGCTTTGGAGAAGCAGGAGGCGGTGGTCGATTATCTGCGCGAACGCGAGCTTGTGACCCATGTTTACAAGGAGCGCACCCTGCCGGCAACGCTCGGCGACGGCCGCCGCGTGACGACGCTCGCCTATATCTGCGACCGCGCCCATCACCAGTTCGCCGGCGCGCTCTCGATAGAGGAGGCAGCCGGCACGATCAGCACCGCCATCGGCAAGTCCGGTCACAATATGGATTACGTGCGCAACACGCTGGCGCATCTGCGCGAAATGGGCATCCGCGACCATTGGCTGGAGGATGTCGGCCGGACGGCGGAAAGCCTCCACGCCCGCGCCTCAACCTGA
- a CDS encoding lysophospholipid acyltransferase family protein, with amino-acid sequence MIALRSVLFNALFYLNLIGQMIVLTPVYFLLPRKKAYVIAKNWARSNHWLFEKIVGTTFEIEGLENIPKGGYIFAPKHQSFWDAYALLPWLDDPLYILKRELTWIPLFGWYIKKQRMIPVNRNARGKVMAAVMERTKAEMDTGRQLIIYPEGTRRPPGAPPEYKYGIARLYRDLQVPVVPVVMHPGLFWPRRKFIRQPGHFKVIILPAIQPGMDPDAFLAHLVEVMETASDRLLVETVEANPHLVLPPTAVQRLAELRARGA; translated from the coding sequence ATGATCGCTCTCCGCTCCGTGCTCTTCAATGCTCTCTTCTACCTGAACCTCATCGGGCAGATGATCGTGCTCACGCCGGTCTATTTCCTGCTGCCGCGCAAGAAGGCCTATGTCATCGCCAAGAACTGGGCGCGCAGCAACCATTGGCTCTTCGAGAAGATCGTCGGCACGACCTTCGAGATCGAGGGGCTGGAGAACATTCCCAAGGGCGGCTACATCTTTGCGCCGAAGCACCAGTCCTTCTGGGACGCCTACGCGCTGCTGCCCTGGCTCGACGATCCGCTCTATATCCTCAAGCGCGAGCTGACCTGGATTCCGCTCTTCGGCTGGTACATCAAGAAGCAGCGCATGATCCCGGTCAACCGCAATGCGCGCGGCAAGGTCATGGCCGCCGTGATGGAGCGCACGAAGGCGGAGATGGATACGGGCCGCCAGCTCATCATCTACCCGGAAGGCACGCGCCGGCCACCGGGCGCGCCACCGGAATACAAATACGGCATCGCGCGCCTCTACCGCGATCTGCAGGTTCCGGTCGTGCCGGTCGTCATGCATCCGGGCCTGTTCTGGCCGCGCCGCAAGTTCATCCGCCAGCCGGGCCATTTCAAGGTGATCATCCTGCCGGCGATCCAGCCGGGCATGGATCCCGACGCCTTCCTCGCCCATCTCGTCGAGGTCATGGAAACGGCGAGCGACCGCCTGCTCGTGGAGACGGTGGAGGCCAATCCGCATCTCGTCCTGCCGCCGACCGCCGTGCAGCGGCTGGCGGAATTGAGGGCGCGCGGAGCCTGA
- a CDS encoding YdcF family protein, with the protein MSALEREKPKLPEGARQEGIRRGRKGPVRILVRVVLALILLAGAAGTAGFLHFAETVAALETPRAPKADAIVVLTGGYQRIDRAIDLLKNGAGERLLISGANPATSGNLLRKLTQSSSALFECCVDMGYEAVDTIGNANEAARWISDHQYRRVLVVTNNYHMPRSLLELKVSDPQTEFIAYPVVNSDLKNGNWLREPGVMKAMLSEYLKYCLARLRAFAGARSWSGLRGDMTGS; encoded by the coding sequence ATGAGCGCGCTGGAACGGGAAAAGCCGAAGCTGCCCGAGGGCGCCCGGCAGGAGGGGATAAGGCGGGGCCGCAAAGGTCCCGTGCGCATTCTTGTGCGCGTGGTGCTGGCGCTGATCCTGCTGGCCGGCGCTGCGGGCACCGCTGGGTTCCTGCATTTTGCGGAGACCGTTGCCGCGCTGGAGACGCCGCGCGCACCGAAGGCCGATGCGATCGTCGTGCTCACCGGCGGCTACCAGCGCATTGATCGCGCCATCGACCTCCTGAAGAACGGCGCGGGCGAGCGGCTGCTGATCTCCGGCGCCAACCCGGCGACCAGCGGCAATCTCCTGCGCAAGCTCACGCAAAGCTCCTCGGCGCTCTTCGAATGCTGCGTCGACATGGGCTATGAGGCGGTCGATACGATCGGCAACGCGAATGAAGCGGCGCGCTGGATCAGCGACCACCAGTACCGCCGGGTTCTCGTCGTCACCAACAATTATCACATGCCGCGCAGCCTGCTGGAACTGAAGGTCAGCGATCCGCAGACGGAGTTCATCGCCTATCCTGTCGTCAATTCCGACCTGAAGAACGGCAACTGGCTGCGCGAACCGGGTGTCATGAAGGCGATGCTGTCGGAATATCTCAAATATTGCCTGGCGCGGCTGCGTGCCTTCGCCGGCGCGCGGAGCTGGTCGGGGCTGCGTGGCGACATGACCGGAAGCTGA
- a CDS encoding cell division protein FtsX produces the protein MTDAPRETAEPQGAARRPEMRVRPTAPIVPQANVSGNALMLVIAIMAFLACLTFGAVSMVRATAASWQSQISREITIQIKPDDNLDMEQALKNARDLALTFAGTRDGTIVDKAATARLLEPWLGEGLDIDELPVPRLVIVTIDEQSPPDFVGMRAALAEKIPTAFLDDHRTWVDRLVAMARTTALIGTGVLVLVFSAMVLTVIFATRGALSGNRHIVEVLHFVGAEASFVASEFQKHFLKISLKGSVAGGLLATLFFAVAGFWQGRSIATPQSDQATALFGTFSMGLTGYLGIAATILVIAVLTTLTARFTVMRTIHEIDLIRSDPSRTDQLPDS, from the coding sequence ATGACTGACGCGCCCCGCGAGACCGCAGAACCCCAAGGCGCGGCCCGCCGGCCGGAAATGCGCGTGCGGCCCACCGCGCCTATCGTGCCGCAGGCCAATGTCTCCGGCAACGCGCTGATGCTCGTCATTGCCATCATGGCCTTCCTCGCCTGCCTCACCTTCGGCGCGGTCAGCATGGTGCGGGCGACGGCGGCAAGCTGGCAGAGCCAGATTTCCCGCGAGATCACCATCCAGATCAAGCCGGACGACAATCTCGACATGGAACAGGCGCTGAAGAATGCGCGCGATCTCGCGCTCACCTTCGCCGGCACCCGTGACGGCACGATCGTCGACAAGGCCGCGACGGCGCGCCTGCTGGAACCCTGGCTCGGCGAGGGGCTGGATATCGACGAGCTGCCGGTGCCGCGTCTCGTCATCGTCACCATCGACGAGCAGAGTCCGCCGGATTTCGTCGGCATGCGCGCGGCGCTCGCCGAGAAGATCCCGACGGCCTTCCTCGATGACCATCGCACCTGGGTCGACCGGCTCGTCGCCATGGCGCGCACCACGGCGCTCATCGGCACCGGCGTTCTGGTGCTGGTCTTCTCGGCCATGGTGCTGACGGTCATTTTTGCGACGCGGGGCGCGCTTTCGGGCAACCGGCATATCGTCGAGGTGCTGCATTTCGTCGGGGCGGAGGCAAGTTTCGTCGCCTCCGAGTTCCAGAAGCACTTCCTCAAGATCAGCCTCAAGGGTTCCGTCGCCGGAGGACTTCTGGCGACATTGTTCTTCGCTGTCGCCGGATTCTGGCAGGGCCGCTCCATCGCGACGCCACAGAGCGATCAGGCGACGGCCCTTTTCGGCACCTTCTCCATGGGGCTGACGGGTTATCTCGGCATTGCCGCGACCATTCTGGTCATCGCGGTCCTGACGACGCTGACGGCCCGCTTCACGGTGATGCGCACGATCCACGAGATCGACCTCATCCGCTCCGATCCGTCGCGCACCGACCAACTGCCGGACTCGTGA
- the ftsE gene encoding cell division ATP-binding protein FtsE: MIHFENVGLRYGMGPEILRDLTFDIPRRSFQFLTGPSGAGKTTLLRLLFLSLQPTRGIIRTFDREISTIPRDELPMLRRRIGIVFQDFRLLDHLTTYENVALPLRVRGKEESSYRADVLELLKWVGLGERINVLPPVLSGGEKQRAAIARALIDRPEMLLADEPTGNVDPPMARRLLSLFLELNRLGTAVVIATHDLSLMDQVEARRMILSQGRLDIYD; encoded by the coding sequence TTGATTCACTTCGAGAATGTCGGATTGCGCTACGGGATGGGGCCGGAGATTCTCCGCGACCTCACCTTCGATATTCCGCGCCGTTCCTTCCAGTTCCTCACGGGGCCGTCCGGCGCCGGCAAGACGACGCTGCTGCGCCTCCTGTTCCTGTCGCTTCAGCCGACGCGCGGCATCATCCGCACCTTCGATCGGGAAATCTCGACCATCCCGCGCGACGAGCTGCCCATGCTGCGCCGGCGCATCGGCATCGTCTTCCAGGATTTCCGCCTGCTCGATCACCTGACGACCTATGAGAACGTCGCCCTGCCGCTCCGCGTGCGCGGCAAGGAGGAATCGAGCTACCGCGCCGATGTGCTGGAGCTTTTGAAATGGGTCGGTCTCGGCGAGCGGATCAACGTGCTGCCGCCGGTGCTGTCCGGCGGGGAGAAGCAGCGCGCGGCGATTGCGCGCGCCCTCATCGACCGGCCGGAAATGCTGCTGGCGGACGAGCCGACCGGCAACGTCGATCCGCCGATGGCGCGGCGGCTGCTCAGCCTCTTCCTCGAACTCAACCGGCTCGGCACCGCCGTGGTGATCGCCACGCACGACCTGTCGCTGATGGACCAGGTGGAGGCGCGGCGCATGATCCTCTCGCAGGGGCGGCTCGACATCTATGACTGA
- the hpt gene encoding hypoxanthine phosphoribosyltransferase produces MQIVRGKKIETLYDAGQIAKRNEELASQIAAGPTNDLLVIAVLKGSFIFAADLTRALHAAGLAPEVEFITLSSYGTGTVSQGVKVIKDIDSDVHGRDILLIDDILESGRTLSYAKELMYERGARNVTIAVLLDKREKRKTDLEADYVGFECPDHFVVGYGMDVAYAFRELPFVGVVTGDAE; encoded by the coding sequence ATGCAGATTGTCCGCGGAAAGAAGATCGAAACGCTTTACGATGCCGGGCAGATCGCCAAGCGCAACGAAGAGCTTGCAAGCCAGATCGCCGCCGGCCCGACGAACGATCTCCTCGTCATCGCCGTCCTCAAGGGCTCCTTCATCTTCGCCGCCGACCTGACCCGCGCGCTGCACGCCGCCGGCCTTGCGCCGGAAGTCGAATTCATCACCCTTTCGAGCTACGGCACCGGCACGGTCTCGCAGGGCGTGAAGGTCATCAAGGATATCGACAGCGACGTCCACGGCCGCGATATCCTCCTCATCGACGACATCCTCGAATCCGGCCGCACGCTCAGCTATGCCAAGGAACTGATGTACGAGCGCGGTGCGCGCAACGTCACCATCGCCGTGCTGCTCGACAAGCGCGAGAAGCGCAAGACCGATCTGGAGGCCGATTATGTCGGCTTCGAATGCCCCGACCATTTCGTCGTCGGCTATGGCATGGACGTCGCCTATGCCTTCCGCGAATTGCCCTTCGTCGGCGTCGTGACGGGTGACGCGGAGTAA
- a CDS encoding response regulator, which yields MAKILITEDEDSLRIFVARALRLDGHETVEAPDGAAGLDALTEGGFDLLLSDIRMPVMDGIELAHKAAAAHPALKILLMTGYAEQRERADDLASKIVDVVSKPFSLPDIRRAVAQALAA from the coding sequence ATGGCGAAGATCCTGATCACCGAAGACGAGGATTCGCTGCGTATCTTCGTCGCGCGCGCCTTGCGGCTGGACGGCCATGAAACCGTCGAGGCCCCCGATGGCGCGGCCGGGCTGGACGCCCTGACGGAAGGCGGGTTCGATCTCCTGCTCTCCGATATCCGCATGCCCGTGATGGACGGCATCGAGCTTGCCCACAAGGCCGCCGCCGCCCATCCGGCGCTGAAGATCCTGCTGATGACGGGCTATGCCGAGCAGCGCGAGCGCGCCGACGACCTTGCCTCCAAGATCGTCGACGTCGTCAGCAAGCCCTTCAGCCTGCCGGATATCCGCCGCGCCGTGGCGCAGGCGCTGGCCGCCTGA
- a CDS encoding TIGR02302 family protein, with product MVSEGQGRTGATGNPLTRRLAGKRLAARAILYAEALIPLLLPVLLLAAGFLALVWFGYFRHAPFWLHVATLLAAALGLIALLLRLRGIARPSIDDADRMLEARNALAHQAIRVQDDRPAGADAFAEALWREHQARMARMIGALRTGTPEPDIARHDRHGLRAVPVLLAVIAFAFSYSNHGGLLADVVSFRAPAEAAPDVRIDAWVTPPAHTSKAPVFLTGNGQGQPAEVAREEIRVPQFSELTVRVTGGSGDEQVSYQVAGEDTVTAIRPGAEKPKDGKAGAKVAADGVRTMQYKILKDGTLTVDGRTWAFSVIPERVPEIAFDGVPKATVTGALEIGFIAKDDYGLQEAHAEIVPVDQPKDARPLYPLPEYRLDLPRRAAREAKGTTSRNLSEHPLSGKRVKITLVARDAAGQEGRSQPVEMVLPAKTFFEPLAAAVAEERQVFALDANQLPQAIVLNEALTIRPEETIPNLTHYLLLQSANARMRLARTDDEMRETADYLWEIALGIEDGNLSLADRRLREAQKALSEALVRNASDEEVAKLMKELREAMQAYMEELARQAAKNGQQQSAQQQGRVLRQQDLQRMMDQIENLARSGARDQAQQMLSDLQRMMNNLQAGRPQQGQGQQNDAMREQMDKLGALVQQQQQLMEQTFQLDQALRDRQESGDPMPGEDGEQAERQPGDNGGDRQPTDQMTAEQLRDALKKLQAQQDALGKQLGELNGALKGMGLDPGEGFGKAGREMKGASQALGEGEGESAVGSQGRALEALRQGAQSMMNQMQAMGQGPGQGMPQAGREGRDPLGRETRAGRNQGPDTGGPEAIPEEFDIQRARDILEEIRRKLGAGATPGLEREYLERLLGIR from the coding sequence ATGGTGAGTGAAGGGCAAGGCAGGACGGGGGCGACCGGCAATCCGCTGACGCGCCGGCTTGCGGGAAAGCGCCTCGCCGCCCGCGCCATCCTCTATGCGGAAGCGCTCATCCCGCTTCTGCTGCCGGTCCTGCTGCTTGCCGCCGGCTTTCTGGCGCTCGTCTGGTTCGGCTATTTCCGCCATGCGCCCTTCTGGCTGCATGTGGCGACGCTTCTTGCCGCCGCGCTCGGCCTCATTGCCCTTCTCCTGCGCCTGCGCGGTATCGCGCGGCCCTCCATTGACGACGCCGACCGTATGCTGGAGGCGCGCAACGCGCTCGCCCATCAGGCGATCCGCGTGCAGGATGACCGGCCGGCGGGGGCTGACGCCTTTGCCGAGGCGCTGTGGCGCGAACATCAGGCCCGCATGGCGCGGATGATCGGCGCCCTGCGCACCGGCACGCCCGAGCCGGATATCGCCCGGCACGACCGCCATGGCCTGCGCGCCGTGCCGGTGCTTCTGGCGGTCATCGCCTTTGCCTTTTCCTATTCCAACCATGGCGGCCTGCTTGCCGATGTCGTCTCCTTCCGCGCGCCCGCAGAGGCAGCGCCCGATGTGCGCATCGACGCCTGGGTGACCCCTCCGGCGCATACGTCGAAAGCCCCCGTTTTCCTGACCGGCAACGGGCAGGGTCAGCCGGCGGAGGTTGCCCGGGAGGAAATCCGCGTTCCCCAGTTCAGCGAACTGACGGTGCGCGTGACCGGCGGCAGCGGCGACGAGCAGGTGAGCTATCAGGTGGCGGGCGAGGATACTGTGACCGCCATCCGCCCCGGCGCGGAAAAGCCGAAGGACGGCAAGGCCGGCGCGAAGGTGGCGGCCGACGGCGTTCGGACCATGCAATACAAGATCCTGAAGGACGGCACGCTGACGGTCGACGGCCGGACATGGGCCTTCTCCGTCATTCCTGAACGCGTTCCGGAAATCGCCTTCGACGGCGTTCCGAAGGCGACGGTGACCGGGGCGCTGGAAATCGGCTTCATCGCGAAGGACGATTACGGGCTGCAGGAGGCGCATGCGGAAATCGTGCCGGTCGATCAGCCAAAGGATGCCCGGCCGCTCTATCCGTTGCCCGAATACCGGCTCGACTTGCCGCGCCGCGCCGCGCGCGAGGCCAAGGGCACGACGAGCCGCAACCTTTCCGAACACCCGCTTTCCGGCAAGCGCGTGAAGATCACGCTGGTCGCCAGGGATGCCGCCGGGCAGGAAGGGCGCAGCCAGCCGGTGGAGATGGTGTTACCGGCGAAGACGTTCTTCGAACCGCTCGCCGCTGCCGTCGCCGAGGAGCGGCAGGTCTTCGCGCTCGACGCCAACCAGCTTCCCCAGGCCATCGTGCTCAACGAGGCGCTGACGATCCGGCCGGAAGAGACGATCCCCAACCTGACGCATTACCTGCTGCTGCAATCGGCCAATGCCCGCATGCGGCTCGCCCGCACGGACGACGAGATGCGCGAGACGGCGGATTATCTCTGGGAGATTGCGCTCGGCATCGAGGACGGCAATCTCTCGCTCGCCGACCGGCGGTTGCGCGAGGCGCAGAAGGCACTTTCCGAGGCGCTCGTGCGCAATGCCTCCGACGAGGAGGTGGCCAAGCTCATGAAGGAGCTGCGCGAGGCGATGCAGGCCTATATGGAAGAGCTTGCCCGACAGGCCGCCAAGAACGGCCAGCAGCAGAGCGCCCAGCAACAGGGCCGTGTTCTGCGCCAGCAGGATTTGCAGCGCATGATGGACCAGATCGAGAATCTGGCGCGCTCGGGTGCGCGAGATCAGGCGCAGCAGATGCTTTCCGACTTGCAGCGCATGATGAACAACCTGCAGGCCGGCCGGCCGCAGCAGGGGCAGGGCCAGCAGAACGACGCCATGCGCGAGCAGATGGACAAGCTCGGAGCGCTCGTGCAGCAGCAGCAGCAGTTGATGGAGCAGACGTTCCAGCTCGATCAGGCGCTACGCGACCGTCAGGAGAGCGGCGATCCCATGCCGGGCGAGGACGGTGAACAGGCCGAGCGGCAGCCGGGCGACAATGGCGGCGACCGGCAGCCGACGGACCAGATGACGGCCGAGCAGCTCCGCGACGCGCTGAAGAAGCTTCAGGCCCAGCAGGATGCGCTCGGCAAGCAGCTCGGCGAGCTGAACGGGGCGCTGAAGGGCATGGGGCTCGATCCCGGCGAAGGCTTCGGCAAGGCGGGGCGCGAGATGAAGGGCGCTTCGCAGGCGCTGGGCGAAGGTGAGGGCGAATCGGCCGTCGGCAGCCAGGGACGCGCGCTGGAAGCGCTGCGTCAGGGCGCGCAGAGCATGATGAACCAGATGCAGGCCATGGGTCAGGGGCCGGGGCAGGGCATGCCGCAGGCCGGCCGCGAGGGGCGCGATCCGCTCGGCCGCGAGACCCGGGCCGGCAGGAACCAGGGACCCGATACCGGCGGGCCGGAGGCCATTCCGGAAGAGTTCGACATCCAGCGGGCGCGCGACATTCTGGAGGAGATTCGCCGCAAGCTCGGCGCGGGCGCCACGCCCGGCCTCGAACGGGAATATCTCGAGCGGCTGCTCGGGATTCGATAG
- the lysA gene encoding diaminopimelate decarboxylase encodes MNHFEHRDGILHAEDVPVPEIAKAVGTPFYVYSTATLERHYKVFSKAFEGVDALVCYAMKANSNQAVLKTLARLGAGIDVVSEGELRRALAAGVPASRIMFSGVGKTPREMDLALEAGIYCFNVESEPELEVLNARAVKAGKVAHVSFRINPDVDARTHAKISTGKKENKFGISWERARAVYARAASLPGIQVTGIDMHIGSQITELQPFDDAFRLLRELVETLRADGHTIDHVDVGGGLGIPYKTDNTPPPLPDAYAEIVKNQLKGLNCKIVTEPGRLIVGNAGILVTEVLYVKDGGEKTFVIVDAAMNDLIRPTLYEAWHEIQPVVISAANAPRIRADVVGPVCETGDYLAQDREMAQPRPGDLIAVGSAGAYGAVQAGTYNSRLLVPEVLVNGDAFHVIRPRLSYDDLISLDSLPDWLA; translated from the coding sequence GTGAACCATTTCGAGCATCGCGACGGCATTCTTCATGCGGAGGACGTGCCGGTTCCGGAAATCGCCAAGGCGGTCGGCACGCCCTTCTATGTCTATTCGACGGCCACGCTGGAACGCCACTACAAGGTGTTCTCCAAGGCCTTCGAGGGCGTCGATGCGCTGGTCTGCTACGCCATGAAGGCGAATTCCAACCAAGCGGTGCTGAAGACGCTCGCCCGGCTCGGCGCGGGCATCGACGTGGTCTCCGAAGGGGAGCTGCGCCGGGCGCTGGCCGCCGGCGTTCCCGCCTCGCGCATCATGTTCTCCGGCGTCGGCAAGACGCCGCGGGAGATGGACCTTGCGCTGGAAGCCGGCATCTACTGCTTCAACGTGGAATCCGAGCCGGAACTCGAGGTTCTGAACGCCCGGGCGGTGAAGGCCGGCAAGGTCGCCCACGTCTCCTTCCGCATCAATCCCGACGTCGACGCCCGCACCCATGCGAAGATCTCGACGGGCAAGAAGGAAAACAAGTTCGGCATTTCCTGGGAGCGCGCACGCGCCGTCTATGCCCGCGCCGCGAGCCTGCCGGGCATCCAGGTCACCGGTATCGACATGCATATCGGCAGCCAGATCACCGAGCTGCAGCCCTTCGACGATGCCTTCCGGCTCTTGCGCGAACTCGTCGAGACGCTGCGCGCCGACGGCCACACCATCGATCACGTCGATGTCGGCGGGGGCCTCGGCATTCCCTACAAGACGGACAATACACCGCCGCCGCTGCCGGACGCCTATGCCGAGATCGTCAAGAACCAGCTCAAGGGCCTGAACTGCAAGATCGTCACCGAGCCGGGCCGGCTGATCGTCGGCAATGCCGGCATCCTCGTCACCGAAGTCCTCTATGTGAAGGACGGCGGCGAGAAGACCTTCGTCATCGTCGATGCCGCGATGAACGATCTCATCCGCCCGACGCTCTATGAGGCCTGGCACGAAATCCAGCCGGTCGTCATCTCGGCGGCCAACGCCCCGCGCATCCGCGCCGACGTCGTCGGTCCGGTCTGCGAGACCGGCGATTACCTTGCGCAGGATCGCGAGATGGCGCAGCCCAGGCCCGGCGACCTCATCGCCGTCGGCTCCGCCGGAGCCTATGGCGCGGTGCAGGCCGGCACCTACAACAGCCGCCTCCTTGTGCCCGAAGTGCTCGTCAACGGCGATGCTTTCCACGTCATCCGCCCGCGGCTGTCCTACGACGACCTGATCAGTCTCGACTCCCTTCCCGACTGGCTGGCCTGA
- the lptM gene encoding LPS translocon maturation chaperone LptM — MTRIDTGRLALVLCLSAAVLTACGRKGDLERPGPQPVYKTINGKKVEQIEEKRFILDPLL, encoded by the coding sequence ATGACACGCATCGATACCGGCAGGCTGGCTCTCGTGCTCTGCCTTTCCGCAGCGGTTCTGACTGCCTGCGGACGCAAGGGCGATCTTGAGCGACCGGGCCCCCAGCCGGTCTACAAGACCATCAACGGCAAGAAGGTCGAGCAGATCGAAGAAAAGCGCTTCATCCTCGACCCGCTTCTCTAA